A region from the Halanaerobiaceae bacterium ANBcell28 genome encodes:
- a CDS encoding putative sporulation protein YtxC — translation MGITISTLEYPEEIKNKLKEEFKTGIIFAEEESKDYTLFKIDFDQTKKFNTIEFLSNIMADIVVENLEKKFINRIIKHKYQQLSLDEQNIIQKMTVDHLDESLTPDKDLGRILRREEIIRQILKYFNKNQAINLEGFVRFRLKDYIDEMNLAVERSVDEFMVEKEYNEFIDLLKYFVDLQEPRVSMVNVIQKADGSFKILDSVGKVINNEYLEGYLSEIFEEEVEYEDLLISALINVAPESIVLHFKNEETEDTVKKIFSERVKNCSGCNFCSEKKE, via the coding sequence ATGGGTATTACTATTTCGACTCTGGAATATCCAGAGGAGATTAAAAATAAACTAAAAGAAGAATTTAAAACTGGTATTATCTTTGCTGAGGAAGAAAGTAAAGATTATACTCTTTTTAAAATAGATTTTGATCAAACTAAAAAATTTAATACTATTGAGTTTTTATCTAATATAATGGCTGATATTGTTGTTGAAAATTTAGAAAAAAAATTCATAAATCGAATCATTAAGCATAAATATCAACAACTTTCATTAGATGAGCAAAATATAATTCAAAAAATGACTGTTGATCATTTGGATGAATCTTTAACACCTGACAAGGACCTTGGTAGAATTTTGCGTAGAGAAGAAATAATAAGACAAATTCTTAAGTATTTTAATAAAAATCAAGCAATTAATTTAGAAGGCTTTGTAAGATTTCGCTTAAAAGATTATATTGATGAAATGAATTTGGCAGTAGAGCGTTCAGTTGATGAATTCATGGTAGAAAAAGAATACAATGAATTTATTGACCTTCTAAAATATTTTGTAGATCTACAGGAACCGAGAGTTAGCATGGTAAATGTAATACAAAAAGCTGACGGATCTTTTAAGATTTTAGATAGTGTGGGAAAAGTTATAAACAATGAATATTTGGAAGGCTATTTGTCAGAAATTTTTGAAGAAGAGGTAGAATATGAAGATTTACTTATAAGTGCATTAATAAATGTTGCGCCAGAAAGTATTGTACTTCATTTTAAAAATGAGGAAACAGAAGATACTGTGAAAAAAATTTTTTCAGAAAGAGTAAAGAACTGTTCAGGTTGTAATTTTTGCTCTGAAAAAAAAGAATGA
- a CDS encoding ABC-2 family transporter protein: MKNSLSLYFHYIGLSLRGQMQYKASFIMMSIGHFFITIIDFLGIWILFERFNSLQGWTLPEIALFYGMVSTAFAFAEAWPRGFDTFHNLVRTGDFDRILLRPRTAFLQIIGQEFQLMRIGRLIQGIIILVWATITLSISWTFYKIILLILSIFGGMLIFSGLFILQATLSFWSIQSLEILNMVTYGGVETLQYPLSIYRNWFRNFFTYVIPLAFINYIPALNILDKGDKLMNRLSWLSAPFGLLFFLICIKIWHFGIRHYRSTGS, encoded by the coding sequence ATGAAAAATAGTCTGAGTTTATATTTTCATTATATTGGTCTTTCTCTCAGAGGACAGATGCAGTATAAAGCTTCGTTTATTATGATGTCAATTGGTCATTTTTTTATTACTATCATAGATTTCCTTGGTATCTGGATTTTGTTTGAGCGTTTTAATTCTCTTCAGGGTTGGACACTGCCAGAAATAGCTTTATTCTATGGCATGGTTAGTACTGCTTTTGCTTTTGCTGAAGCCTGGCCCAGGGGATTTGACACTTTTCATAACCTTGTAAGAACAGGAGATTTTGATAGAATACTATTGAGACCAAGAACAGCATTTTTGCAGATAATAGGTCAGGAATTTCAATTAATGAGAATAGGTAGATTAATACAGGGAATTATTATCCTTGTCTGGGCAACAATTACACTGTCTATCAGCTGGACATTTTATAAGATAATACTTTTGATTCTATCTATCTTTGGAGGTATGTTAATCTTTTCTGGACTTTTTATTCTTCAAGCCACACTTTCTTTTTGGTCCATACAGAGTCTGGAGATATTAAATATGGTCACTTATGGAGGAGTAGAGACCTTGCAATATCCTTTATCCATATATAGGAACTGGTTTAGAAATTTCTTTACATATGTAATTCCACTTGCCTTTATAAACTACATACCTGCCCTTAATATACTGGATAAGGGAGATAAGCTAATGAATAGATTGTCATGGTTGTCAGCTCCCTTTGGCTTACTGTTTTTTTTAATCTGTATAAAGATTTGGCATTTTGGTATTCGTCATTATCGTTCTACAGGGAGCTGA
- a CDS encoding class I SAM-dependent methyltransferase produces MNFKKILSLLKKPELFERSEEIFWKDPYISEKLLEAHLNPDWEAASRKHSTIEKTVKWLDENVFEKKDSKILDLGCGPGLYASPLAELGYHLTGIDYSRRSIDYASRHAKENGLKIDYIYQNYLKIDYDSDFDVIMLIYCDLGALTNQERDTLLAKIYKALKPGGLFIFDAFKKRSIKILANS; encoded by the coding sequence ATGAACTTCAAGAAAATTTTAAGTTTATTAAAAAAACCTGAGTTATTTGAAAGATCAGAAGAGATTTTTTGGAAGGATCCTTATATTTCGGAAAAATTGTTAGAAGCCCATCTAAATCCTGACTGGGAAGCAGCCAGTAGGAAACATTCTACTATTGAGAAGACAGTAAAATGGTTAGATGAAAATGTTTTTGAAAAGAAAGATTCAAAAATACTTGATTTAGGTTGTGGTCCTGGTTTATATGCATCTCCCTTGGCTGAATTAGGCTATCATCTTACTGGAATTGATTATTCTCGTCGTTCTATTGATTATGCCAGCAGACATGCAAAAGAGAATGGTTTAAAGATTGATTATATTTATCAAAACTATTTAAAAATAGATTATGATTCTGACTTTGATGTAATTATGCTGATATATTGTGACTTAGGAGCACTTACAAATCAAGAGAGAGATACCCTTTTGGCAAAAATATATAAGGCATTGAAACCAGGAGGTTTATTTATCTTTGATGCTTTTAAAAAAAGAAGTATTAAAATCTTAGCTAATAGTTAA
- a CDS encoding GLUG motif-containing protein: MLKKLLLLLILISIFVLIACESDQFFNNLTVEIVGEGNVELDPDKNIYGPKEKVKLEAVADENWSFSHWNFGGDDITENPYKYLVINSDTKVYAYFIEKSNLKTRIEPEGAGYIDIYQEKDENFTDDTISLEAQANPGYVFSGWDIKSEQIEIIEESDNKIVILIKDGVEIDEEIKILAKYEIGLIGEGTEVSPYQIYIPENLSLIASDKYPSDAYYQLMNDIDLKEFVEFEPIKGFNGVFDGQGNELSNLYINQADRNNLGLFTVNRGEIKNLGLVNLEIIGNDNVGGLVGYNNGGKINNSFVKGNITGNSSVGGLVGVNTYSGEINRSYFNGEVFGNNIVGGLVGVIDIGADIYNSYAIADVIGKEMVGGLVGLNTILIKESFAKGNVSGVNSIGGLVGKNYGGIENSYAEVEVNGENSNIGGLVGNNDGFIKDSYAKFDKIKGTISVGGLAGLNSLIISESFADGHVEGESMIGGLVGQNGYGSIANSYTTCSVTGDNKVGGLVGFVLGSSELNYNYSTGEVKGNTEIGGLVGAIPEEVSIEYTSIYWDVETSGKKTSALGKGLNTLALQDITTYNEWDFADIWTIDDGYPYLQWEKDK, translated from the coding sequence ATGCTTAAAAAATTATTATTATTACTTATTTTAATATCAATTTTCGTATTAATAGCTTGTGAGTCAGACCAATTTTTTAATAATTTAACAGTTGAGATTGTAGGAGAAGGAAATGTAGAATTAGATCCAGATAAAAATATTTATGGTCCTAAAGAAAAAGTAAAATTAGAAGCTGTAGCAGATGAGAATTGGAGCTTTTCTCATTGGAATTTTGGAGGAGATGATATAACTGAAAATCCATATAAATATCTCGTAATTAATAGTGATACTAAGGTGTACGCATATTTTATTGAAAAAAGCAATCTAAAGACCAGAATTGAACCTGAAGGTGCAGGTTATATAGACATATATCAAGAAAAAGATGAAAATTTTACTGATGATACAATATCATTAGAGGCTCAGGCTAATCCTGGCTATGTATTTTCTGGCTGGGATATCAAATCAGAACAAATAGAAATAATAGAAGAGTCAGATAATAAAATAGTTATACTAATAAAGGATGGTGTAGAAATAGATGAGGAAATTAAAATACTTGCTAAATATGAGATAGGTTTAATAGGTGAAGGAACTGAAGTTAGTCCTTATCAAATATATATTCCTGAGAATTTAAGTTTAATAGCTAGTGATAAGTATCCTAGTGATGCCTATTATCAACTGATGAATGATATAGATTTGAAAGAATTTGTTGAATTTGAACCTATTAAAGGCTTTAATGGTGTTTTTGATGGACAAGGAAATGAGTTGAGTAATTTATACATTAATCAAGCTGATAGGAATAACCTGGGATTATTTACTGTAAACAGAGGGGAAATCAAGAATCTTGGATTAGTTAATCTTGAAATTATAGGTAATGATAATGTAGGAGGATTAGTAGGTTACAATAATGGTGGAAAAATAAACAACTCATTTGTTAAAGGAAATATTACTGGTAATTCAAGTGTTGGAGGATTAGTTGGTGTTAATACCTATTCTGGAGAAATAAATAGATCGTATTTTAATGGAGAGGTTTTTGGAAATAATATAGTTGGAGGATTAGTTGGTGTAATTGATATAGGTGCAGATATCTATAACTCTTATGCTATTGCTGATGTTATTGGCAAAGAAATGGTTGGTGGTTTAGTAGGATTAAACACTATATTGATTAAGGAATCTTTTGCTAAAGGTAATGTTTCTGGAGTTAATAGTATAGGAGGCTTAGTTGGTAAAAATTATGGTGGAATAGAAAATTCTTATGCGGAAGTTGAAGTCAATGGTGAAAATAGTAATATAGGTGGATTAGTTGGTAATAATGATGGATTTATAAAAGATTCATATGCTAAATTTGATAAAATTAAAGGTACTATTTCAGTAGGTGGATTAGCAGGTTTGAATTCTCTTATAATAAGCGAATCTTTTGCAGATGGTCATGTAGAGGGTGAAAGTATGATAGGCGGTCTAGTTGGTCAGAATGGGTATGGATCTATCGCTAATTCATATACTACTTGTTCTGTTACGGGAGATAATAAGGTAGGAGGCTTAGTTGGATTTGTTTTGGGTAGTTCGGAACTTAATTATAACTATTCTACAGGTGAAGTTAAAGGGAATACAGAAATTGGTGGTTTGGTTGGGGCTATTCCTGAAGAAGTTTCTATTGAATATACTTCTATATATTGGGATGTAGAAACTTCGGGTAAAAAAACGTCTGCTCTCGGAAAGGGCCTAAATACTTTAGCATTACAAGACATAACAACTTATAATGAATGGGATTTCGCTGATATTTGGACAATAGATGATGGCTATCCATATCTACAATGGGAAAAGGATAAATAA
- a CDS encoding LCP family protein produces the protein MEKSKTYKIYIAAALALILLVTGFYLYYFYPQVIPGMARISLERDLNVLIIGLDDIESEEEEKSVVVDAMVLGQLITEDSQAEFTNIILDDLYLPKDFKESDLHDFMGDINALVDTEINYYFTISYKGFTNLVDNLNGIEIVLDDRLRVPDLDIDLKAGINNLSGQESLNYARWYDYRKDEMDRIRRQQVVMQALMNEILKERTLMEVPQMFTTIVDTYRAVKTNLPLSVITDISDYLIRKEDLELFFNVIELDYDIEEDYDIEEDDVKEDDIDINDEIEI, from the coding sequence ATGGAAAAGAGCAAAACTTATAAAATATATATTGCAGCAGCCCTAGCTTTAATTTTATTAGTGACAGGATTCTATTTATATTATTTTTATCCACAGGTTATACCAGGTATGGCTAGAATTTCTTTAGAGAGAGATTTAAATGTTCTAATCATTGGTTTAGATGATATTGAGAGTGAAGAAGAGGAAAAATCAGTGGTGGTAGATGCAATGGTCTTAGGTCAGCTTATTACAGAAGACAGTCAGGCTGAATTTACTAATATCATATTAGATGATTTATATCTTCCAAAAGATTTTAAAGAAAGCGATTTACATGATTTTATGGGTGATATTAATGCATTAGTTGATACAGAAATTAATTATTACTTTACAATAAGTTATAAAGGTTTTACTAATTTAGTAGATAATCTAAATGGTATTGAAATAGTTCTTGATGATAGACTAAGGGTACCTGATTTAGATATAGATCTGAAAGCAGGTATTAATAATCTATCTGGCCAGGAATCTTTAAATTATGCCCGTTGGTATGACTATCGTAAAGATGAAATGGATAGAATTAGAAGGCAACAAGTAGTTATGCAAGCATTAATGAATGAGATTTTAAAAGAAAGAACATTAATGGAAGTACCTCAGATGTTTACTACTATTGTTGACACATATAGAGCTGTAAAAACTAATTTACCATTAAGCGTAATAACAGATATAAGTGATTATCTAATTAGAAAGGAAGATCTTGAACTTTTCTTTAATGTAATCGAATTAGATTATGATATTGAAGAAGATTATGATATTGAAGAAGATGATGTAAAAGAAGATGATATTGATATTAATGATGAAATTGAAATTTAA
- a CDS encoding NAD(P)/FAD-dependent oxidoreductase, with protein sequence MVRLLFELTLKVNKLGEFNQAMVTKGGIDLKEINPKTMESKIVNNLFAVGEVLDIDGDTGGYNLQSAFPTAFLAGKTIRENLYNLVFCKSLKHIIFRMTKSDLTMFKLLNRFF encoded by the coding sequence ATAGTAAGATTATTATTTGAATTAACTCTCAAGGTTAATAAATTAGGGGAATTCAATCAGGCAATGGTAACTAAAGGTGGGATTGACCTTAAAGAAATTAATCCTAAAACAATGGAGTCCAAAATAGTAAATAACTTATTTGCTGTAGGTGAGGTTCTTGATATAGATGGTGATACTGGAGGCTATAATCTTCAGTCAGCATTTCCAACAGCTTTTCTGGCTGGTAAAACTATCAGAGAAAATTTATATAATTTGGTCTTTTGCAAATCACTAAAACACATTATTTTCAGGATGACGAAAAGCGATTTAACAATGTTTAAATTATTAAATCGCTTTTTTTGA
- a CDS encoding ABC transporter ATP-binding protein gives MGQIIVENLSKSFKISKRKAGFFNSLKGVLKRDYSYIPALNDVSFTINKGELIGYIGPNGAGKSTTVKILSGILVPDSGNCQVMGRVPWEERIAHVKNIGVVFGQRTQLWWDLPVIESFELLRDIYSIPDSIYYKNKARLTELIQIGDLLDIPVRQLSLGQKMRCELAASLLHSPDILFLDEPTIGLDAVSKLAVRNLIKTLNKEENITIILTTHDMDDIETLCKRVIVIGKGQVLLDGSVDYLRKSVGLKKFLQIELAKKISEELFIKIKNIPGVSECRGDDLLLSIIYNPEVVSTSELITEVSDNIEVLDLNVSELPIESIIADLYKELNI, from the coding sequence ATGGGACAAATAATAGTAGAAAACCTTTCTAAGAGTTTTAAAATTAGCAAAAGAAAAGCTGGATTTTTTAACTCTCTAAAGGGAGTACTTAAAAGAGATTATTCTTACATACCAGCCTTAAACGATGTTTCTTTTACAATTAACAAAGGTGAATTAATTGGATATATTGGCCCTAATGGAGCTGGTAAATCCACAACTGTTAAGATTTTAAGTGGTATTTTGGTTCCTGATTCTGGTAACTGTCAAGTTATGGGCAGGGTTCCTTGGGAAGAAAGAATTGCTCATGTGAAAAACATAGGTGTTGTTTTTGGTCAAAGGACTCAATTATGGTGGGATTTGCCTGTCATTGAATCTTTTGAACTGCTAAGGGATATTTACTCAATACCAGATAGTATATACTATAAAAACAAAGCCAGGTTGACCGAGCTAATTCAAATAGGAGATTTACTTGATATTCCTGTTAGGCAGCTTAGCTTAGGACAGAAAATGAGATGTGAATTGGCAGCATCTTTACTTCATTCCCCGGATATCCTATTTTTAGATGAACCTACCATAGGTTTAGATGCAGTTTCAAAACTCGCTGTAAGAAATCTTATCAAAACATTAAACAAAGAAGAGAACATAACGATAATATTAACCACTCATGATATGGATGATATTGAAACACTTTGTAAAAGAGTAATTGTGATAGGTAAAGGACAAGTGTTGTTAGATGGATCAGTGGATTATCTGCGTAAAAGTGTAGGTTTAAAAAAGTTTTTGCAAATTGAATTAGCTAAGAAAATAAGTGAAGAACTATTTATTAAAATTAAGAATATACCAGGGGTTAGTGAATGCAGAGGAGATGACTTACTTTTATCGATAATATATAATCCTGAAGTAGTCAGTACGTCGGAACTAATAACAGAAGTTTCTGATAATATAGAAGTTCTGGATTTAAATGTCTCAGAACTTCCTATTGAATCTATTATAGCTGACTTGTATAAGGAGCTGAATATATGA
- a CDS encoding nitroreductase family protein, with the protein MEVIRQCSHMVLAALEHGVFSTWVSYFKVDQVSKVLGLPNNILASEIAFGYPARKKNPVKKKSIEKLVFYNNYKEERSI; encoded by the coding sequence TTGGAAGTTATCAGGCAATGTTCTCATATGGTTTTAGCTGCTTTAGAACATGGTGTTTTTTCTACATGGGTATCATATTTTAAAGTAGACCAGGTTTCAAAAGTATTGGGTTTGCCCAACAATATTTTAGCTTCAGAGATTGCTTTTGGCTATCCAGCGAGAAAAAAGAATCCTGTGAAGAAGAAGTCAATAGAAAAGCTTGTTTTTTATAATAACTATAAAGAGGAGAGATCTATATGA
- a CDS encoding alkaline phosphatase family protein, producing the protein MKVLLFFIDGLGLGSNNPQENPIIAANTIYLDRILNNEFAIMIPTDATLGVKGIPQSATGQTTLFTGVNAAKIMGHHISGFPGPGLRKIIFEGNLFKSLKERGKKVTFANAYSQPYLKNFLSGDTKGSVTTNMVLSADLEFRLTDLLITGNAVYRDMTNKLINDLDSRIPLIKHEEAAKNLAKIVRENDLTLYEYFQTDRVGHKQNFEEAIELIENIDKFIGQVIEELDFSDTLLIITSDHGNIEDLSVKTHTLNMVPTILIGAKKEEIEGKIRSLTDITPAILELFV; encoded by the coding sequence GTGAAAGTACTCTTATTTTTTATCGATGGTCTAGGTTTGGGATCTAATAACCCTCAAGAAAATCCAATAATAGCTGCTAATACAATATATTTAGATAGAATTTTAAATAATGAATTTGCTATCATGATTCCTACTGATGCTACCCTTGGAGTAAAGGGTATTCCACAGAGTGCTACTGGTCAGACAACTCTTTTTACTGGAGTAAATGCTGCTAAAATAATGGGACATCATATTAGCGGTTTTCCTGGACCAGGTTTGCGGAAGATTATTTTTGAGGGAAATCTTTTTAAATCACTTAAAGAAAGAGGCAAGAAAGTAACCTTTGCCAATGCTTATAGCCAACCATATCTTAAAAATTTTTTATCTGGAGATACAAAAGGTTCTGTAACTACAAATATGGTATTAAGTGCTGATCTTGAATTTCGTTTGACAGACTTATTGATAACTGGAAATGCAGTTTATAGGGATATGACAAATAAATTGATCAATGATCTTGATTCCAGAATACCCTTAATTAAGCATGAAGAAGCTGCTAAAAATTTAGCTAAGATTGTTAGAGAAAATGATCTAACTCTTTATGAGTATTTTCAAACTGATAGAGTAGGACATAAACAGAATTTTGAAGAAGCGATTGAATTAATAGAAAATATTGATAAATTTATCGGACAAGTTATAGAAGAATTAGATTTCAGTGATACCTTACTTATTATTACCAGTGATCATGGAAATATTGAGGATCTTTCAGTAAAGACTCATACATTAAATATGGTACCAACAATACTGATTGGAGCTAAAAAAGAGGAAATAGAAGGAAAGATAAGGAGTTTAACAGATATAACTCCTGCTATACTTGAGTTATTTGTATAA
- a CDS encoding cupin domain-containing protein — MKKYSLEKYLLDPGQKIAKRIVYTDDNVLAFVLNIASEESLPKHTHFDSTVLLQVLSGKGNVVVDGKTVSVVENDLVQLDGPEEMSVDNTGDKTLSLYVSISPIPPSDKYTVDVDF; from the coding sequence ATGAAAAAGTATTCATTAGAAAAATATCTTCTAGACCCAGGTCAGAAAATAGCTAAAAGAATAGTTTATACTGATGATAATGTTCTTGCCTTCGTCTTGAATATAGCAAGTGAAGAATCCTTGCCTAAACATACTCATTTTGATTCTACAGTATTACTACAGGTACTTAGCGGCAAAGGTAATGTTGTAGTAGATGGTAAAACAGTATCAGTTGTGGAAAATGATTTAGTACAATTAGATGGACCAGAGGAAATGTCTGTTGATAATACTGGTGATAAAACATTATCTTTGTATGTTAGCATTTCGCCTATACCACCATCAGATAAATATACAGTAGATGTAGATTTTTAA
- a CDS encoding carboxypeptidase M32, with product MSNFDNKLKSFKNFVSKIEHYNSALSLLNWDLMTDIPEKGIAARSSLIGLLSSESFQMSTSSEMEEYIKYFSEEENEKQLDEIMKAVLKESKKNFKRYKKIPTDKYREYVELTSNAQSIWEKAKHQNDFELFQPYLEKIIDYNLQFIEYWGYEGNKYNALLNYYEPGMTVEKLDPIFKELKNSIIPLLSDIQASNLNPENPLLNKDFSKEKQEEFCIYLLEEMGFNLKAGMLAESEHPFTINLNPDDVRLTTHYYPDNPLSAIFSSLHEGGHGLYEQNIKKELMGTTLCTGTSMGIHESQSLFWEKMIGRSQSFWKHYFSKLQNYFPEKTKDISLEDFYQIINRVEASFIRVEADELTYNLHIMIRYELEKGLINQEIKVSDLPEIWKQKLKDYLGIIPKTDTEGVLQDVHWSAGLFGYFPSYSLGYIYTAQIYNTARKEIENFDKLIEEGNLIPIKDWLADKIHQHGMLLEPKEIILQVTGEKSNPKYLIKYLEKKYRNVYNLRK from the coding sequence TTGTCAAATTTTGATAATAAATTAAAATCTTTTAAGAACTTTGTAAGTAAAATAGAACACTACAACAGTGCTTTATCGCTGTTAAACTGGGATCTGATGACTGATATTCCAGAGAAGGGAATTGCCGCTAGATCTTCTTTAATAGGTCTACTTAGCAGTGAATCCTTTCAAATGAGTACTTCCAGTGAAATGGAAGAATATATTAAATATTTTTCTGAAGAAGAAAACGAAAAACAACTAGATGAAATTATGAAAGCTGTACTAAAAGAATCAAAAAAGAATTTTAAGAGATACAAGAAAATACCAACAGACAAATACAGAGAATATGTAGAATTGACCTCAAATGCTCAATCAATCTGGGAAAAAGCCAAACATCAAAATGACTTTGAACTTTTCCAACCATATCTGGAAAAAATAATAGATTACAATCTTCAGTTTATAGAATACTGGGGTTATGAAGGCAATAAATACAATGCTCTACTTAATTATTATGAACCAGGTATGACAGTTGAAAAGCTTGATCCAATTTTTAAGGAACTAAAAAATTCTATTATTCCTTTATTATCGGACATCCAAGCTAGTAATCTTAATCCAGAAAATCCACTTTTAAATAAAGATTTTAGTAAAGAGAAACAGGAAGAATTTTGTATCTATCTACTGGAAGAAATGGGTTTTAATTTAAAAGCAGGAATGCTGGCTGAAAGCGAACATCCCTTTACAATCAATCTAAATCCTGATGATGTACGCTTGACCACTCATTATTACCCTGATAATCCCTTAAGTGCAATTTTTAGCTCTTTACATGAAGGTGGCCATGGTTTATATGAACAAAATATTAAGAAAGAATTGATGGGAACTACTCTATGTACAGGGACCTCTATGGGGATTCATGAGTCTCAATCATTATTCTGGGAAAAAATGATTGGTAGAAGCCAAAGTTTTTGGAAACATTATTTTAGCAAACTACAGAATTACTTCCCTGAAAAAACAAAAGATATCAGTCTGGAGGATTTTTATCAGATAATTAATCGGGTAGAGGCTTCTTTCATCAGGGTCGAAGCAGATGAACTTACATACAATCTACATATCATGATTAGATATGAACTGGAGAAAGGCCTGATTAATCAAGAAATAAAAGTCTCTGATCTACCTGAAATCTGGAAGCAAAAATTGAAAGATTATCTTGGAATTATACCAAAAACAGATACTGAGGGTGTATTACAGGATGTACATTGGTCTGCCGGTCTATTTGGCTATTTTCCTTCTTACTCTCTGGGATATATCTATACAGCTCAAATATATAATACCGCCCGGAAAGAAATAGAAAATTTTGATAAGCTAATTGAGGAAGGCAATTTAATTCCCATTAAGGATTGGTTAGCTGATAAAATACATCAACATGGTATGTTATTAGAACCAAAGGAAATAATCCTTCAGGTCACAGGAGAAAAAAGCAATCCAAAATATTTAATTAAGTATCTTGAGAAGAAATATAGAAATGTTTATAACTTAAGGAAGTAA
- a CDS encoding ABC-2 family transporter protein encodes MKINMKAYISIVKTRFILLLQYRTAALAGICTQFLFGFVRVMVFEAFYSSTISPQAFTYSQTVSYIWMSQAMIGMLPWSGDRELQEMIRSGNVAYELCRPLNIYDQWYSRALALRAAPTLLRAVPLFIITGFFLPDIYRLSLPASPVLFLSWLMLTFTALLLSASITNLINVSTIWTISGQGVDRLLPALVMFFSGMIVPLPLFPQWMQRVIMFLPFAGLVDTPMRFYTGDLGLESLVPMLFLQVIWTVIFFAFGRFLANKGLEKVVIQGG; translated from the coding sequence ATGAAAATAAATATGAAAGCTTATATTTCAATTGTGAAGACTCGCTTTATATTGCTATTACAATATCGAACAGCAGCACTGGCTGGCATTTGTACACAGTTTCTATTTGGTTTTGTTCGGGTAATGGTATTTGAGGCTTTCTACAGCTCTACTATTAGTCCACAAGCTTTTACATATAGTCAGACAGTTTCATATATCTGGATGAGCCAGGCCATGATAGGCATGTTACCCTGGAGTGGGGATAGAGAATTACAGGAAATGATACGCTCTGGGAATGTTGCCTATGAACTATGCAGACCATTAAATATTTATGATCAATGGTATAGCAGAGCGCTGGCTTTAAGAGCTGCGCCAACGCTTCTCAGAGCAGTACCTTTGTTTATCATAACAGGATTTTTCTTACCAGATATATATCGGCTATCACTGCCTGCCTCTCCTGTGTTGTTTTTATCATGGCTGATGCTTACATTTACTGCTTTATTACTTTCGGCATCAATTACAAATTTGATTAATGTATCAACTATCTGGACTATTTCTGGTCAGGGTGTTGATAGATTATTACCGGCTTTAGTTATGTTTTTTTCTGGTATGATAGTTCCCTTACCACTTTTCCCTCAATGGATGCAAAGAGTTATTATGTTCTTACCTTTTGCTGGTCTAGTTGACACACCAATGCGTTTTTATACAGGTGATTTGGGCTTGGAGTCACTAGTTCCAATGTTATTCTTACAAGTTATTTGGACAGTAATCTTTTTTGCTTTTGGAAGGTTTTTAGCAAATAAGGGTCTTGAAAAAGTAGTAATTCAGGGAGGTTGA